The Chloroflexus aggregans DSM 9485 genome segment CGCCCGGAATCGGGTTCATATCGAGATCAAACGTCATTAGGGCCTGATAGGCCATCATAATGAACTGGATCTCGTTGACAAAGCTGGCCTTCTGTGGATCGATGTTATCTGGTTCAGAACCGGTCACCAGTCGTAGCACTCCCGGTTGCGCTGTACCGCTAACCGGCGCCGCTGTTGGTTGTTCAGCAGGGGCTGTGGTGGGTTGTGCGGCAGGGGCTGTGGTGGGTTGTGCGGCGGGAGCACTGGTTGGCTCGGCGCTCGGTGTCGAACCGCCGGTACATGCTGCCAGGATGGGTAACAATAACCCAAACAGCAGCGTGAGCGCGAGTGAGTGACGCCAGCGCGTGAAGTTCATCGCGACACTCCTTGTTGAATCTGTTAGCGAGAACACCGTCAAACCGGGGAGGAACCAAATATGGATTTATGTGAGGATAGCTCCTATGACTGCTATGGAGAGCAGCATTAGGCAATTGTCGATAACCTGACCTCCTTTCTAAATTATGCAACGCTGCATCCGATGTGTGGAAAATTCCCCGGTTGATGGCGGAATCGTAGCATGAGCAAAGGTCATTGTCAAGGCAACTAATTGAGGCAGGTGCCGGGGTTATGGTTACGAACCTAACACGGCAACAGCCGCAATGATGAAGAAGATCTGCGCACCTAACGAAAAACTCTGCCAGAGGCGTGCAGCTAAGGCACTGCGTCGGTAGACGATGAGACCGCCGATTAAGTTGAAAAGAGCAATGAACGTGGCGGCTATTGGTAAGAGAAAGATCCGAATGCGAGGGACGAGTTCAGCCGAGGCGCCAATCTGATCACCACGCCATTCGATCTGCAACGGGAGTGAGGGATACATCACGGCGATCAACCCGAAGAGTAGCAGGTTAAGGAGCAAAGTACCAATCAGGATCTGGCGGTTAATCGGGTCGGCCCAGAAGTCGTAGACCAAAAAGCGGGCAACGTCAATTCCCGGCGTCAGCGACTGAATGCTGCCTAACCGTCGCCGTTGTTCAAGTTCTTGGATAAAACCGGTTGGGTCGTGTGGCGAGATAGCGTAGGCTTCGCTACCCGCATACACGACTAGCGATTCGGCCAAGGGGCGTGTCGTAAAACGATGAATGACAGTACCGTCAATTGCCGTTACACGACCGTGATAATAGCCAATACCGGCAAGCGCCATGCGCCAATCGCCGATAGCCAACGCCCCTTGCTCGATACGGTCGATGAGGTTGAGCGGGATAACCGCTCGACTTCCTAGCCACTGGATGTATAAACCATTGCGGTCGATAGTGTAGCGAAGCGTGAGTGCAGCTGCCGTCCGATAAAGTAAGACACCGGCGATAATAATCAAGCTTAACGCCAGCACTGCTTGAAGGTACAGCCAGCCATCAATCGGCCAGAGTTCGGGAGGCCCGACGAGGACTGTGCTCAGGTGGAAGATCAACCAGCCGGCCCCTGCCAGACTCAGCGTGGCGAGTATGAGACCAAGCCAGCGGCGGGTTGTACTGATGGGACGCCATTGTTGCATATCGCGTAATCTAGCGAGTCAAGGTGGTTTGTGAAGTGCGCCGGAGTACTCATCCCCGGCGCACCGGCGCGGTTACGGTGTTGCGGTAGCAGTTGGTGTTGCCGTTGGTTCTGGTGTCGTTTCCGGCGTTATTTCAATCGTCGGCGCCAACGTCGGCGTTGGGAATGGCGTCGGTGGGCCGGGTAGGTACGTTGGAACCGGCGTCGGGACCGACTCCGTTGGGAAGAGCGTTGGTGTTGGCGTTGGTTCGGGGAAGCGTCGGATATCGGCTTTTGCCCGCTGTTCGGCGATCCATTCATCAAGAGCCTTCGTCCGTGCCTTTTGTAGCTGGTCGGCCTCAGATGGAACGATTCGATTGGTTACTTCGAGGATATGCCAACCGAACTGCGTGCGCACCGGATCGCTGATCTGGTTAACCGGTAAAGCGAAAGCGGCTGCGACCAGTTCTGGTGGATATGTGGCACCATTGTCGGCAAAGCCATTGCGATCGAAGGAACCAATATCGCCGCCATTATCACGCGAACCGGGATCGTCGGAGCGTTCCGCGGCCAACGCCGCAAAATCGGCACCGTTGCGTAACTGGGTGACCAGCTCTTGCGCAGTGGGTAAGGCAGCAGCGAAAGCAGCTTCAATCTGTTCAGGTGTTGCTTCCGCCGGTGGTTTCACCGCGATCAAAATTTGCCGCGCCGTTACTCGTTCTGGTTCGGTACTGTACGTAAAACCATCTTCAGGCACGAGCTGAGCTTGAATCCGTTCGTTGAGAAGGCGGTCGCGGTACTGTTCCATCAGTGCCATACGGAACTCTTCCTTGCTCAACTCCGGCTTTGTTTCGCTGACGATCAATTCAAGCTCATAGCGACGGTAGATCTCGTCAACGATCTGGTCGAACTGCACTCGTGCCTCTTCAGGTAGCGGTGTTGGTACGGGGGTACTCGTTGGGATCAGCGTTGGCGAAGGCTCCGGCGTTGGTGTTGGGCCACCGGGTGTTGGAGATGGAGTTGCAGTTGGTTCAGGAGTGGCCGTTGCCGAGGGATCGACGGTTGGTACCGGCGTCGCGTTGGCGTCAGGAGTTGGAGTGGGTTCAGGGAGCGCAGGGAGGAAGATAAATGCCAGATCGGCGACGGCTGTTTGCATTATTTCGTCATCGCCGATCGTAATTCCAAACTCAGTACTAGCACGCTGCTTGATCTGGCGATCGATCCACTCCGAAACCGTTTGTTCATTGATTTCGGCACGGCGCAAAGTACGGATCTGCTGATCGATCACAATGCTACGGCCCTGAAATTGTTGGGCAATTTGGGGATTGTTACCAAACAGATCGAGCAGTTGAAAGTTTTGGTAGATTTGACGGGCGTAAGCAAGCCGTTGTTCACGCCAGTAATCACTGCGGGTAAGAGTGATGGAACCAACTTGGGCCACCGGTCGGCTTGGGATCCAAACCTGTTCGTAAATAACGCCGATCACGACGGCGAGCAATGCGATCGCTAATGCACTCGCCGTAACAATGATTACGAGACGCTGACGACGTTCTTCTTCAAGACGGCGGCGCGATGGGCGGCGCGGCGCAGGGGACTGAGCCGGCGTTGGCGCGCTTCGGGGCGACTTCGGTGTTTGTGACATAGGCTAAAACGGAATATCATCATCACCGATATCTGGTGGTGGTTCACGGCGTGGTGGGCGTGGTGGATCGTCAGATCGCGACTCACGCGATTCGAGCAAGATCATATCTTGGGCGATGACTTCGACTCGTGAGCGTTGTTGTCCACTCTGAGCGTCTTCCCATGTGCGTGTTTGCAAGCGACCTTCGATATAAACCCGCGCTCCACGACTAAGGTATTGATGACAGATTTCGGCTAATCGATTCCAAGCCACAACGTGAAACCATTCGGTTTCCTCGTGCAGATGACCATTCGGATCTCGCCACTGGCGGCTGGTAGCTACCCGAAATGTGGCGACCGGGGTGCCGGCGGCGGTATAACGAAATTCTGGGTCGGCGCCAAGGCGACCAATGATCGATACCTTATTTAAGTCTCGCGCCATGGCTTACTCCAATCCAACCGTGTGCCGCCGGCAACGTTTATCCAGTCGAGCAGTGGCTGTTGGGCGGACGAGTAACTGGTTTACTCGTCACTCAGCGCTGGTTCTGCTTCTGCCGCTGACTCTTCTGGCTCGATCGGTGCAGCTTGTGTCGTCGCATTCTCGACCAATACCAGCAAATGACGCAGGATGTTATCGTTCAAGCGAATAGCGCGGTCAAGCTCGGCGACTTTGGATGCGTTGAGGGTGAGGGTAAAGAAGACGTAATACCCTTCGGTGAATTTACGCCGGCTCGCTTCACCAACGACGTACTCGCGGATCGGGTAAGCAAGTTTGCGCCGACCCCACGGTGACGATTGGCTTACCGTATTGACCTGCCCACCGAGTTGCTCGACCGTCTGCTTAATCCGGTCGATGTTGGCGGTAATGCCCTCTTCGTTGGCATACAACGGGTTAATAATGATGACAAGCTCGTACTCTCGACGACGATCGCGCACACTATCCTCCTCTGGTGATGTTTCGCTCGTTGCTCGTCCGGTGCGCGTTCCGGGCGTAACGGCGAAACAGAAAGACTATCGGGAGCGTGTTCCACGGTACGCTCCCACGTGACATCACGAGATTATACCATAACCTCGTACCTAGGGATTCAGGGCTTGCCACGCTTCTGGGGTGTCGGTATCGGTGATAACAGCCGGATCGTCGGTTTGATACCAGATGATCTGGTCGGTATAGCGCTGGAAGACGGTGCGTGCGCCGGTGTCGCCTTGGAGCGTTTGTAATTCGGCAAAGAGTGGTGCGCCGACAATGACCGGGTTGCCACGTTGGCCTTGGTACATTGGAACGAGCGCAAGAGCTGTAGGTATAGCCCGATAGGCAGCGATAAGATCGTTGATGAGACGGCTGGTGACGAGAGGTTGATCGACGAGCAAGATCATCGCTGCCGTTGTATCGGAGGGTAAAGCGCGGAGACCGGCTGCGAGCGATGTACTGAGTCCTGCAGCGTAGGCCGGATTGGAGACAATCGTTACCGGTAGATCGCGCAGCGCAGCTTGTACATGTTCGCCGGCTGCACCGATCACTACGGTTAGTCCATCGAGTTGACTGTTGAGCGCTTCGTGAGCGATGTGGGCAACCAATGGCCGGTTTTTCCACAGTAATAACTGTTTCGGTTGCCCCATCCGCGACGATTGACCGGCAGCAAGCAAGAGACCGACGATCTTCATCACGAGACCTCCACTGCAATGTTGCGTCGCATGTTTCAAATCACGTCGGCCACCGATGATCCCGGCTTGTGATCTTACGAGCAGCTTATCGCCAACATGTGACTAAATCGGCGCCGGCGGCTCCACGCGCTTGGACAGTTGGCTCAGCCGGCAGGTCGGATTGTTACAGAGAGACGAACATCGGCGTGAACCTGTAAGATCAGGGCGGTACGGTTGTGCTATAGATACGGTAGGTCGTGTCGGCTAAAAAGAATTTTTTCACCGGCGTGTAGCACATCGTGGAGCCGAAAACTGTCACCGATTTCAACCATCATATACCGATACAACCGTGCTGCATTGTGCATCAAGTTGTACAGATCGGCACGTACCATACAGATGAGTGTATCAACGCTCGGTAGCAGCGGAACGAACATGGTTCACCCTAACCCATCACGACTCGATTGGGTTAGCTCGAACGCTTTGCGTAATACATGTTCATAACTCGGAGTGAGTTCACGTTTCCGGCGGGCCATCACGATTCGTGCGACACTGATCATCGTATCGATACGGTATTCGCGAAACACCTCGCCACCCCATGTAAAATGGGGAACATTTTTTGGAGCGCTATGCATCCCAAAGACGTTTGAACCGGTTCCGATCATCGTACCACCGGTTAGATGTAGGCCAATGCCTAGTTTGACGTGATCGGCGAGAAAGCAGCCCAACTTGAGAATCCCGGTGTCGATTTGGCCGATCCCTTCAAGGAAGACCCGCACTGAACCGTAATTATTCTTCAGATCGGAGTTGGTGGTCATAGCTCCGATATTCACCCATTCGCCCAGCCAGCTATGGCCGAGAAAGCCATCGTGATGCTTATTAGAATAGCCTTGAATAATTGAGGCTTCAACTTCGCCACCAACCCGACAGACCGGACCGAGGCAGGTTTCGGCACGAATACGGGCACTAGCGATGAGGGTGCCTGATCCGATGTAGGCCGGTCCTTGAATGTAGCTAAACGGCTCAATCTGGGCTGCCTCGATGAACACCGGCCCATCGCGACTATCGAGCACGACCGGCCCGATTAGCTGTGCTGCCGGATCGACGTAGACGCGCCGCCCATGGGTGATGACGTGCGGCTGATCGGCGGTGAAGAGTGGTAAGCGGCGGGCTAAGATCGGCTCGTCGCGGAGAAGTTGCTCACCGGCTTTGGTGATTAAATCCCACGGATATTCAAGTAATGCGTCAGTTACCTGTGGCTCGACGATACGGGCAAAGCGAAAGAGTTCGTCACGAGCGGCAGCAGCTTGCTGTTTACGCAGGTAGTAGATAATCGCACTGGCTAACGCAGGTGATACTTTAGCGCCGAGCAGCGTCTCGCCTAAGATATATGCGGTATTGATCGGTTCACACGCAAGCGCCGTTATCCATTCGAGATTGAGGGATCGTCCATTCACAACCAAGATCGGATCGCTGGTGGCAAGCAGTTCGGCTAACCCGCCTGCCGGTCCGAAGTGTGGCATCAGATGGGAACGAGCCAGACCATAGGCTGGTCGGCCAAGCAGGGCAATGACCCGTTCACGGGTAGTGAATGCGCCGCAGCGTAGCTCGAAGATCGGGCGGGCCTGCACGAGTGTAGCGAAATAGGGCCAACGTTCGTCTTCAAATAGGATGATGGTCATAGCTCTGTCGATGGTAAACCCGGCGTACTACCGGTGAGTTTAACTCAAGCATAGCACAGAATTGCGGTCAATTGAATGGTTGGTTGCAGTGTAGTGTTCTCTCATGTTGTCATCAACTTGTAATCCACCGATATGCAAAAGTTATCCACAACGTTCACCGAGTTATCCACATTATGATGGTTGATTGTGGAAAAGTGTGGATTAAAAGAGAGGGGTACGGTGTGACGTACCCCTCTTGCGTGTGATCTGCTCGTGCCTACGATAGCATTGGAGACTCGGCGAGGTTTATGGTGCCACAAAGCGACCCTGCCACGTCTTAATTTGGGCAATGGTGTCTTGTGCACGCAAATACGACAATCGTGGACTCCAGTCAGGGTTGAGGATGGCAAACGCAGCTTGCTCGTGATTAGGATTACCTTGTTCTCCCCAGAGTACGGCAAAGTTGATATTCCAGAGGAACATATTGCCGACAAACGGATAATTATCGTACACCCGCAGCATTGCCGAGCGAATGTACTCGGCCTGCTGTTCCGGCGTCACATAGTTCCCAAACTCATAGCCCGGCGTATTGTTCGGTGTTGCCCAACCATACTCGGTAATCCAAATCTCCTTATCACCCATCCCGTACTCTTCCATCCACTTACGCACATTTTCGACGTGGCGGAAGTAGTGCGTTTCGTGGTCGTTCCAACAGCGATCGGGGGCCGGTTTGCAGCCGGGGATGTAGCTTGGGTTATCCGGCCAAAGTGTATCGGGTGGGTTAGCTGCACCACCGGGGTGGACGGCTTGCACGTCGAAATAGTTACGCACTTCGCCGTTGTTGTAGGTGTACATCAAGCGGTAAAACTCTTGATCGGAGAGCGCGATGGCCGGGTTGGTTACCCCACTCGATGACGAAGCTGCAGCGAGCACGACGGCATTCGGATTGATTGATTTGATCCGGGTATACGCCGCTTTGAGGATCTCAACATAGTGACCAACATCCTCTGGGACAATTTCACCGCCGTTCTCAACAGCGAGATTCGGTTCGTTCCAGATCTCATACGCCTTAATCTTATCGCCGTAGCGGCGGACCATAAGCTCGAGAAAGTTGGCTAACGTCTCTGGATCATCAGGCAGACCATTGGTAGCGTTGTAGGCTGTTGGGGAGCGTACTACGTTAACCAACAGCTTGATGCCGAAGCGGTCTACGGCTTCCACTATCCGATCCAGCTCATCCCAGCCATAAATACCCTTCACCGGGTCCTCAATGTCCATCCAGACTACCTGCTGGCGGAACCAGTCGAAGCCGGCGTTCTTTGCCAGTTGTAACACGCGGTCACGGTCGGTGTAATACAGGTGACCGACGATCCCGAACTCAAGGTAGTCGGGGTTAATCGGGACGGGGGGCGGCTCCGGTGGGGCTGCCGTTGGTTCAGTCGTTGGGACGGCAGTCGGCTCGGCAGGGGCGATGGTTGGAACAGCGGTTGGTGGGGTCGTGGTATCTGGGGTTGCAACGACGGCTGCCGTTGGGACGTTACTAACCGGCGTTGTCGTCGGTTCTCCGCCACAGGCAGCGAGGATGGCGGCGATGATCATCATAATCAGCATCAATGCGGGCCAGCGTCGAGAATAGAGTTGTTTCATACAAACCTCGATGTAGTGTAATGTTATCGCCTGATTTGAAGCAACACGGTAGCAGTGTTAAGACGGAATGTTAAAACAGAAGCTACCATCTTGTGCTAATCCGGTATCGGTCGCCACACCACGGGTTCAGGTTTGGGAGACCCGTGCCGTGGGGACGGTACGCCGTGGGCCGGTGCGCTGTGGGGCCGGCACGCCGTGGGGCCGGTGTGCCGTGGGGCCGGTGCGCCGTGGGGCCGGTGTGCCGTGGGGCCGGTGCGCCGTGGGGACGGTACGCCGTGCGGTCCGGTGCGCTGTGTGGGCCGGCACGCCGTGGGGCCGGTGTGCCGTGGGGCCGGTGCGCCGTGGGGCCGGTGTGCCGTGCGGGCCGGTGCGCTGTGTGGGCCGGTGCGCTGTGTGGGCCGGCACGCCGTGGGGCCGGTGTGCCGTGGGGCCGGCACGCCGTGGGGCCGGTGTGCCGTGGGGCCGGCACGCCGTGGGGCCGGTGTGCCGTGGGGCCGGTGCGCCGTGGGGCCGGTGCGCTGTGGGGCCCGCACGCCGTGCGGTCCGGTGCGCTGTGGGGCCGGTGCGCTGTGGGGCCCGCACGCCGTGCGGTCCGGTGCGCTGTGGGGCCCGCACGCCGTGCGGTCCGGTGCGCTGTGGGGCCCGCACGCCGTGCGGTCCGGTGCGCTGTGGGGCCCGCACGCCGTGGGGCCGGTGTGCCGTGGGGCCGGTGCGCTGTGGGGCCCGCACGCCGTGCGGGCCGGTGCGCTGTGGGGCCCGCACGCCGTGCGGGCCTACTAGTTTTTGGGCATTGCTTGGATTGCGTACCATGCCGGACGTGGACTCCAATCGCCATTGATCACACCGAATGATGCCTGTTCGTGTAACTCATTACCTTGTGCTCGCCACGGTACGGCAAAGTTTAGGTTCCAAAGGAACATTGCCCCAACCCATGGCGCATACTCACGGCGACCGATCTGGAAGGCTCGCACGATCCACTCGGCCTGTTGATCGAACGAGATTGAATTACCGTACTCGTAGCCAGGGGTGTTGTTGCGTGTTGCCCACCCAAACTCGGTAATCCAGATCTGCTTGTCGGCTAAGCCGTTCTCAACCAGCACGTTGCGAATGTCCTCGATGCGGCGGAAGTAGAATTCACGGCTGGTTCGCCATTGGGGGCCGGGGCCAGGCCGGTCGGGCCAGAGCGTGTCAGGTGGATTGTAATGCCCTCCCGGATGTACGCCAATTGCATCGACATTGGCGCGGAACTTGGGATTGGACGCCATCGAGCGCATGTATGACGTATCGCTCAGGGCAATATTGGGGTTGTTGGTCTCGGTGCTAGTTGGCGCGCCACTGACTACAATCGCCATAGGATCGTTAGCCTTGATCGCCTTGTAAGCAACTTCCAGCAGGTCGACGTAATAGCTCGCATCGGCTACGCGACCGCCAACCCCACCATCGCGTGCGCAGTCGCCACCGTTTTCGCAGGCGCGGTTTTGCTCGTTCCAAATTTGGTAGGCCTGTACCCGACCCTTGTAGCGTTTGGCCATCTCGCCCATGAAATGGGCGAAATCCTTGAAGTTCTCGCGTCGCGGCATACCGTTGCTACCGTTTGCTGTTGCCCAACTGGGTGCGGCTACCACGCTAAGCAAGAGATTGACGCCCTGTCGGTTGGCGTCGGCCACAATGTCGTCGAGTTCAGCCCAGTAAATTGCGCCCGAACGGTCGTGCAAATCCATCCAACGTACCTGCTGGCGAATCCAGTAGATACCGGCGTCGCGGCTCATCTGCAAAACCCGGTTGCGATCTTGCCAGGCCGTGCCCTGACCATAGAGATGAGCGTTGAAACCGTAGATAAACTGACGTGGTAGCGCCTGATCAGCTGGGCGATAGTTGAACGCCGGATTGTTACGGTGGCGTAGGTCTCGATACTCGTTCCCCAGCAGGCCGAGCAGTATCCGGTAGCGCGGATCAGGCTCGTCGGGGTGCCATTCCATACGTTGGCGCTCAAAGTATTGCACCCAGTAGATCTCACCGGTTGCCTGATTACGTTCTTGGAATTGCTCGGAGAGCGGGTAGCCGAACACTTCAAGGCCACCGTTGTTCAGCCAGAAAGTGCGGAATGGGGCCGGACTGTCGCGTAAGGTGTGGCCGGTCTGGGCGAACCACGTGCCATCGCCAGGGTCGGGTACGCGCTGGAAGGGTGGCTCATTTTCACGACCCTCAACGAGCCGCCGACCGAGTAGACGACCCAGGATGTAGTAACGATTGTTCTGGGTGCCAAAATTTTCGGGATGCTCTTCGAGAATAGCCCGCTCGAAGTACTGAACACGGTAGAATTTACCCGGCTCGGTAAAGCTTTCCTCAATAAACGGTTCTGAAATCGGATACCCCAATATAAACAGTGCATTCGGAGTGTTCTTCCACGTCTCTAAAAACCAATTGACCGCGCTATGCCCGGTTTCGGGAAAGTAACGGGCTTGATACGGTGGATAGGTGTCAGGCACACCGCCCTGGGCTGCTCCGGGCTGAGGCCACGTAAGCAGTGATACTGCAAGTACCAGTATCCCCAGTGCTGCAACGATCCTTCGTGTCATGTAGGGTCTCCCTTACTATTCCGCGCCGTTGCGGCATGATCGTTATGATCAGCCTACTTCTTTCTTTTATGGTAGCCAATCCCACCTGAAAATACAGTAATAGTCTCCTTTCAGCTTGCTCATACAAGGCAAATAAGCTGAGACGATATCGTGGGTGACCGCCGCGATTATACTCGTCTGTCTGATTCAACGTCAAGTGAGGAAGCGTGGTGGATGGGGGGGGGCCGCATGAGCCGCACTGCCGTGCGGGGGGGAGCGGCCCTGCCGTGCGGGGGGGAGCGGCCCTGCCGTGCGGGGGGGAGCGGCCCTGCCGTGCGGGGGGGAGCGGCCCTGCCGTGCGGGGGGGAGTGGCCCTGCCGTGCGGGGGGGAGCCGCACTGCCGTGCGGGGGGGAGCCGCACTGCCGTGCGGGGGGGAGCCGCACTGCCGTGCGGGGGGGAGCCGCACTGCCGTGCGGGGGGGAGCCGCACTGCCGTGCGGGGGGGAGCCGCACTGCCGTGCGGGGGGGGAGCCGCCCTGCCGTGCGGGGGGGAGCCGCACTGCCGTGCGGGGGGGAGCCGCACTGCCGTGCGGGGGGAGCCGCACGGCCGTGCGGGGGGGAGCGGCCCTGCCGTGCGGGAGGGGGAGCGGCCCTGCCGTGCGGGGGGGAGCCGCACTGCCGTGCGGGGGGGAGCCGCACTGCCGTGCGGCTTTACTTATGCTTGGGTGATGGGTGTTTGCATTAGAGCCGCTTGGCGCAGGCGTGGTGCTTGTTCCCACAATCGCTCGCGGTGCATTAGGCGGATAAACGCATCAACAATGTGCGCGTCCCAATGGATCCCGCGCCCACGTTGCAGGATTTGCAGAGCCTGTTCGGCATCGAGGGCTGCTCGGTAGGCACGATCGGCGGTCAGTGCCTCGAAAGCATCGGCGACGGCTAAGATGCGGGCACCTAGTGGAATCTCTTTGCCGCGCAGGCCACGTGGATACCCGTTACCATCAACCCGTTCGTGATGGGCAGCGATAATCGGCAATACATCACGCAGTCCACGAATTTGAGCGAGAATGCGAACACCGATCTCAGGATGGCTCTGCATGACGAGCAGTTCTTCTGCGGTGAGGGGGCCGGGCTTGAGCAAGATGTCATCGCGTACACCGATTTTGCCAATGTCGTGGAGTAAGCCGGCGTAATGAATCTGTTCGATTTCGGTATCGCTCAACCCTAATTCGCGCGCCAGCTTCACTGCATAGCGCGTTACTTGACGAGAATGGCCGTATGTATACGAGTCACGCGCCTCAATGGCTCCGACCAGAGCAGCGATGGTTTGCTCGTGTTGATCTTTGAGGGCGTGGTAGAGTCGTGCATTATCGAGAGCCACCGCAGCCTGTGAGGCAAATACTTCTATGAGATGACGTTCGGCGGCATCAAAGACCGGTTGTGACTCAGAACGGCCAAGGGTGAGCATACCGATCGGTCGATCACGGCTGCGCAGTACCACTTCCAACAATCGGTCGGCGGGTACCGGTGGCACGTTGATTAGTTGGTGATGGGTAGTCCGCAGTTGCTCTTCGTCGAAGGCGGTAATTGGTAAATGTTCGTGCTTTGCCGCGCCGGTAAGTGCCACTAAGATTTCGCCATCAGTGTCGATCAGCGACAAGCCGATGTGGATGGGAGCGAAGCGTCGAATAATAAATTCGAGCAAGCGGTCAGTTTGTTCGGCAATATCGAGCGAGGTAGCGATCGCTTGACTAAACTGATACATCAGGACCAAATCGGAGAGGCGCTCCTTTTCGTGACGTACCCGGCGCAACTCAAGCGCGGTGCGGATTGTCTTCTGCAACTGTTCGGCATCAACCGGCTTGGAGATATAATCGAGGGCACCGAGTTTGAGCGCCTCACGGGCCGTTTCGACCGTCGCATGGGCGGTCATGACGATTACGTCAGTTTCCAGACAGTGGGTACGCAGGTACTGTACCAACGCGAGACCGTCGAGGTGGGGCATCTGGAGATCGGTTACGACGAGGTCGAAGGGCTGGATGTTCAGCAGCTCGATGGCGGCTTGACCATGTTCGGCAACGGCAACGTCGTACTCACGTCGAAGGAGGAGACGACAGAACTCACGGATAGTAATTTCATCTTCAACAACGAGGATCCGTGGGCGGGTGGAAGAGGAGGGTTCGTAATCCGCCATATAAAGGCTCCTCAGGCTTGCAGTGGCTGATACAATGTCTGACCGTTACGGTATATTTCCGATGTCACCCTGTCGGCATGCCATATCATATTACCGTTACAGTGTCGGTACTAGTCTAGCAGAGTAACGTTGCACAATGACTACAGGTACGGTGTAGTTAATGACAAAATTGCAATTAGTCGAGGAATACCTACTCCTACTAAGGAGAGTTACGAACCGTCTTGTTTGCGTCGTGAGAAATAATTCTGCACACGTCGCTCAAGTTCATCGAAGTCGAAGGGCTTGGTTAAATATTCGTTAACACCGATGCGTAGCGCGGTCTTCTCCGTATCAGGAGCGCCGTAAGCCGTAACCATAATCACATAGACCTGCGAATGATTTTGGCGAAGAGTACGCACCAGTTCGATGCCACCCATACGTGGCATATTCATATCGGTAATAATGACATCACATTCTTGCACTGCCAACTTCTCAAGCGCATCGATACCGTCTTCGGCTTCGATCACGTTGTAACCGCTATTCTGCAAGAGAAATCGGTATAACCGACGGGTAGCAGATTCATCCTCAACAATCATAATCGTGGGTGGCACAGCTCACTCTCCTCGACTGCTGGATTCGCCTTAACTTACCTGAGCGAGGTACTCTTTCAAAAGATTGGCCGAGCGTTGGAAGAGAGCGACTTCGTGGTCTGACAACGGTAGATTAAGCACCTCTTCGGCACCGTCACGACCAACAATGGTTGGCAAACTAATGGCAATATCGGTTACACCGTACTGGCCAGTCATCAAGCTACTAACGGTCATTACGGTGTGTTGATCGCGGAGAACGGCTTCGGCAATCGCCAACAAACCCAAGCCAATAGCATAGTATGTAGCCCGTTTACGCTTAATAATTTCGTAAGCGGCATTACGAGTTTGTTCGAGGATCGCATCGAGTGCAGCCTGATCGTAGCCTTGCCCGTTAGCACCGACAAAGTCGACCAAGCGAACGCCGGCGATATTAGCCAGGCTCCACAAAGCCAATTCGCTATCACCGTGCTCGCCGACGATGTAGGCATGCACCGAGCGCGGATCGACGCCGTAGTGCTGACCGAGCAGATAGCGGAAGCGTGCCGTGTCGAGAATGGTGCCTGAGCCGATCA includes the following:
- a CDS encoding nucleotidyltransferase family protein, whose amino-acid sequence is MKIVGLLLAAGQSSRMGQPKQLLLWKNRPLVAHIAHEALNSQLDGLTVVIGAAGEHVQAALRDLPVTIVSNPAYAAGLSTSLAAGLRALPSDTTAAMILLVDQPLVTSRLINDLIAAYRAIPTALALVPMYQGQRGNPVIVGAPLFAELQTLQGDTGARTVFQRYTDQIIWYQTDDPAVITDTDTPEAWQALNP
- a CDS encoding single-stranded DNA-binding protein → MARDLNKVSIIGRLGADPEFRYTAAGTPVATFRVATSRQWRDPNGHLHEETEWFHVVAWNRLAEICHQYLSRGARVYIEGRLQTRTWEDAQSGQQRSRVEVIAQDMILLESRESRSDDPPRPPRREPPPDIGDDDIPF
- a CDS encoding putative sugar nucleotidyl transferase — its product is MTIILFEDERWPYFATLVQARPIFELRCGAFTTRERVIALLGRPAYGLARSHLMPHFGPAGGLAELLATSDPILVVNGRSLNLEWITALACEPINTAYILGETLLGAKVSPALASAIIYYLRKQQAAAARDELFRFARIVEPQVTDALLEYPWDLITKAGEQLLRDEPILARRLPLFTADQPHVITHGRRVYVDPAAQLIGPVVLDSRDGPVFIEAAQIEPFSYIQGPAYIGSGTLIASARIRAETCLGPVCRVGGEVEASIIQGYSNKHHDGFLGHSWLGEWVNIGAMTTNSDLKNNYGSVRVFLEGIGQIDTGILKLGCFLADHVKLGIGLHLTGGTMIGTGSNVFGMHSAPKNVPHFTWGGEVFREYRIDTMISVARIVMARRKRELTPSYEHVLRKAFELTQSSRDGLG
- the rpsF gene encoding 30S ribosomal protein S6, which produces MRDRRREYELVIIINPLYANEEGITANIDRIKQTVEQLGGQVNTVSQSSPWGRRKLAYPIREYVVGEASRRKFTEGYYVFFTLTLNASKVAELDRAIRLNDNILRHLLVLVENATTQAAPIEPEESAAEAEPALSDE
- a CDS encoding peptidylprolyl isomerase — its product is MSQTPKSPRSAPTPAQSPAPRRPSRRRLEEERRQRLVIIVTASALAIALLAVVIGVIYEQVWIPSRPVAQVGSITLTRSDYWREQRLAYARQIYQNFQLLDLFGNNPQIAQQFQGRSIVIDQQIRTLRRAEINEQTVSEWIDRQIKQRASTEFGITIGDDEIMQTAVADLAFIFLPALPEPTPTPDANATPVPTVDPSATATPEPTATPSPTPGGPTPTPEPSPTLIPTSTPVPTPLPEEARVQFDQIVDEIYRRYELELIVSETKPELSKEEFRMALMEQYRDRLLNERIQAQLVPEDGFTYSTEPERVTARQILIAVKPPAEATPEQIEAAFAAALPTAQELVTQLRNGADFAALAAERSDDPGSRDNGGDIGSFDRNGFADNGATYPPELVAAAFALPVNQISDPVRTQFGWHILEVTNRIVPSEADQLQKARTKALDEWIAEQRAKADIRRFPEPTPTPTLFPTESVPTPVPTYLPGPPTPFPTPTLAPTIEITPETTPEPTATPTATATP
- a CDS encoding PH domain-containing protein, with translation MQQWRPISTTRRWLGLILATLSLAGAGWLIFHLSTVLVGPPELWPIDGWLYLQAVLALSLIIIAGVLLYRTAAALTLRYTIDRNGLYIQWLGSRAVIPLNLIDRIEQGALAIGDWRMALAGIGYYHGRVTAIDGTVIHRFTTRPLAESLVVYAGSEAYAISPHDPTGFIQELEQRRRLGSIQSLTPGIDVARFLVYDFWADPINRQILIGTLLLNLLLFGLIAVMYPSLPLQIEWRGDQIGASAELVPRIRIFLLPIAATFIALFNLIGGLIVYRRSALAARLWQSFSLGAQIFFIIAAVAVLGS